A single Henriciella sp. AS95 DNA region contains:
- a CDS encoding rhamnogalacturonan acetylesterase → MQIRDRLKAIAFGAALAISACSPGSGSDADKPRLILVGDSTASDYTAIAAPQAGWGQALRYFLTDAAQFENRAVSGRSLRTFIAEGRWDDILEGLQPTDIVLISMGHNDARDDTPSRYADPRTDFPDLLRQYVQDVRDHEATAVIVSPVPRRLWEGNAMVETHGLYLEAYRTVAAQMDVPFVNLSELGLAYLETIGAEETKKDFLWLTPQDRNRQYPSGIEDNTHLSRLGACGMAYVLAGALAQSDKLAPYIDDEKPDQTGKARSRPAAVNACASFLDETI, encoded by the coding sequence ATGCAGATCAGAGACAGGCTGAAGGCGATTGCATTCGGTGCGGCGCTAGCGATTTCAGCCTGCTCGCCCGGCTCCGGCTCGGATGCTGACAAGCCGCGTCTGATCCTTGTCGGCGACTCGACGGCGTCTGATTACACCGCCATCGCGGCCCCTCAAGCCGGGTGGGGACAGGCCTTGCGCTACTTCCTCACAGATGCCGCGCAATTCGAGAACCGCGCCGTTAGTGGCCGAAGCCTGCGCACATTCATCGCCGAAGGCCGCTGGGACGACATTCTGGAAGGCCTCCAGCCGACAGACATCGTGCTCATCAGCATGGGGCACAATGATGCGCGCGACGACACGCCCTCACGCTATGCTGATCCGAGAACAGACTTTCCGGACCTTCTTCGCCAGTATGTGCAGGATGTGCGGGACCACGAGGCCACGGCCGTGATCGTCTCGCCTGTCCCGCGCCGTCTGTGGGAGGGCAACGCCATGGTCGAAACCCATGGGCTATATCTGGAGGCCTACCGCACCGTCGCCGCGCAAATGGACGTGCCATTCGTCAACCTGTCGGAACTCGGCCTCGCCTATTTAGAGACAATCGGCGCGGAGGAGACAAAGAAGGATTTTCTCTGGCTCACGCCGCAGGACAGGAACCGGCAATACCCCAGCGGCATCGAGGACAATACCCACCTTTCGAGGCTCGGCGCATGCGGCATGGCCTATGTGCTGGCCGGCGCACTGGCGCAGTCTGATAAGCTGGCACCATACATAGACGACGAAAAGCCCGACCAAACCGGCAAGGCTCGTTCACGGCCCGCAGCGGTCAACGCCTGTGCATCATTCCTGGACGAGACGATCTAG
- a CDS encoding polysaccharide deacetylase family protein, giving the protein MRLFYAGLILLVLMGVVLALAFLFQPDRMSLWEPLEGPEQPSLIEELPIAQLSDYGTGDENRLAVLVTSDSSNWLGLAHGLKTIGVPFIMTTDVQRALSHDVVLVYPVISGREVDTDTLRALARFPQNGGTLIATNVLGGGLAPVFGFDSVTESRAHTHLVFDGAYDITADFEALGQSRIKIGSATKLATNPGTNAYLSPLQPPVAVYEDGSAAIVRRDYENGTAYALGIDLGQLLLKGYNFKEDDISEAYANQYQPTLDTLLRLVAAIYREGEADAITLGTVPDGKTLSVMMTHDVDYRKSVRNAIKYAEMEKQNDIRSTYFIQTKYMKDFNDETFLDEDGTEQVRKLDALGVEIASHSVSHSLQFNTFGLGSGKEAIPAYRPFVRNSNDTSDASILGELRVSKFILESLTGKPVKSFRPGYLRIPPQLPEALSWSGYSYSSSVTANKSLTHFPFRLMAGRGFETNVDVFEFPITIEDEMPPLMGERLDDAIAIADRLAAYGATMVVLSHPDILDHKFDFAEGFIAHVKPFAWMGTVSDFGDWWAARDAVGVDVISSDTGKSIELRCASPIEGLTLHVPDAYAIPERIEGGTVIEARKGAWLVDCAGPLMRMDVAG; this is encoded by the coding sequence ATGCGCCTTTTCTATGCCGGTCTGATACTCCTCGTCCTTATGGGCGTGGTCCTTGCGCTGGCTTTCCTGTTCCAGCCTGATCGGATGAGTTTGTGGGAACCGCTCGAAGGCCCGGAACAACCGAGCCTGATCGAAGAGCTGCCAATCGCGCAGCTTTCTGACTATGGCACTGGTGATGAAAACCGGCTCGCCGTCCTCGTTACAAGTGACTCATCAAACTGGCTCGGTCTCGCCCATGGCCTGAAGACAATCGGCGTGCCTTTCATCATGACGACGGACGTTCAACGCGCCCTCAGCCATGATGTCGTCCTCGTCTATCCCGTCATTTCCGGCCGCGAAGTGGACACTGACACACTGCGCGCGCTGGCAAGGTTTCCGCAGAATGGCGGCACCCTGATCGCGACCAATGTGCTCGGCGGCGGCCTCGCGCCAGTCTTCGGCTTCGACAGCGTGACCGAATCGCGCGCCCACACCCACCTCGTCTTTGATGGCGCATACGACATCACCGCCGATTTCGAAGCCCTGGGCCAGTCGAGGATCAAGATTGGCAGTGCGACCAAGCTTGCGACCAATCCCGGCACAAATGCCTATCTCTCACCGCTCCAGCCGCCGGTGGCCGTTTACGAGGATGGCTCAGCCGCAATCGTCCGCCGCGACTATGAGAACGGGACAGCCTATGCCCTCGGTATCGACCTCGGCCAGCTCTTGCTGAAGGGCTACAATTTCAAGGAAGACGATATTTCCGAGGCCTATGCCAACCAGTACCAGCCGACGCTCGATACGCTACTGCGTCTTGTGGCGGCCATCTATCGCGAGGGCGAAGCCGATGCCATCACGCTCGGCACCGTGCCAGATGGCAAGACATTGTCGGTGATGATGACGCACGATGTCGACTACCGGAAGTCCGTCCGTAACGCGATCAAATATGCCGAGATGGAAAAGCAGAACGACATCCGCTCGACCTATTTCATCCAGACCAAATACATGAAGGATTTCAATGACGAGACCTTCCTGGACGAAGACGGCACAGAGCAGGTCAGAAAGCTCGACGCGCTGGGCGTTGAGATCGCCAGCCACAGCGTGTCCCATTCTCTGCAGTTCAACACATTTGGTCTCGGCTCCGGCAAGGAAGCCATACCGGCCTACCGCCCCTTCGTCCGCAATTCCAACGATACCAGCGATGCCAGCATTCTGGGCGAGCTGCGCGTCAGCAAATTCATCCTCGAATCGCTAACAGGCAAGCCGGTAAAATCCTTCCGGCCCGGCTATCTGAGGATCCCGCCGCAGCTGCCTGAAGCGCTTTCCTGGTCAGGCTATTCCTACAGTTCGTCCGTCACGGCCAACAAGTCACTGACGCATTTCCCGTTCAGGCTCATGGCTGGACGCGGCTTTGAAACCAATGTCGACGTCTTCGAATTTCCGATCACGATCGAGGACGAGATGCCGCCCCTGATGGGCGAACGTCTCGATGATGCCATCGCAATCGCTGACCGGCTGGCCGCTTATGGGGCGACGATGGTCGTCCTTAGCCATCCGGACATACTCGACCACAAATTCGACTTCGCGGAAGGCTTCATCGCCCATGTGAAGCCCTTCGCATGGATGGGCACGGTCTCGGACTTCGGAGACTGGTGGGCCGCACGGGACGCCGTCGGCGTTGATGTCATATCGTCAGACACTGGTAAATCCATCGAGCTGCGCTGCGCATCACCCATCGAGGGGCTGACACTGCACGTGCCTGACGCCTATGCGATCCCGGAGCGCATCGAAGGCGGCACCGTCATTGAGGCCCGAAAAGGCGCCTGGCTGGTCGACTGCGCCGGCCCGCTCATGCGAATGGACGTTGCCGGCTGA
- the lepA gene encoding translation elongation factor 4 codes for MTPRDKIRNFSIVAHIDHGKSTLADRLIQVTGGLTDREMREQVLDSMDIEQERGITIKAQTVRLNYTAKDGETYVLNLMDTPGHVDFSYEVSRCLAACEGSLLVVDASQGVEAQTLANVYQAIEQDHEIVPVLNKIDLPAAEPDRVKEQIEDIIGLDASDAIMTSAKNNIGIEDVLEAIVTRLPPPHQGDRDAPLKASLIDAYYDPYLGVVVIVRIVDGVMTKKQKIRMMRAKSTYEIDKVGIFGPKPTDVDELGPGEVGFFVASIKEVADTAVGDTITDERNQATTPLAGYKEVVPMVFCGLFPVDAGDFDDLRAAMSKLRLNDASFTWEMETSAALGMGFRCGFLGLLHLEIIQERLSREFDLDLIATAPSVVYEMSMTDGTEIELHNPADMPDVVRIAEIREPWISSTIYTPDEYLGSILQLCQDRRGIQKELSYVGGRAMVKYELPLNEVVFDFYDRLKSISKGYASFDYEIIGHRPENLVKMSILVNDEPIDALSMLVHRDRAEGRGRQMCERLKDLIPRQMFKIPVQAAIGGRVIARETISALRKDVTAKCYGGDATRKRKLLDKQKAGKQRMRQFGKVEIPQEAFVAALRMDND; via the coding sequence ATGACACCTCGCGATAAGATCCGCAATTTTTCCATCGTGGCGCATATCGACCACGGCAAGTCCACCCTCGCTGACCGGCTGATCCAGGTCACGGGCGGCCTCACCGATCGCGAAATGCGCGAACAGGTGCTCGATTCCATGGATATCGAGCAGGAACGCGGCATCACGATCAAGGCCCAGACTGTGCGCCTCAACTATACCGCCAAGGATGGCGAGACCTATGTCCTGAACCTGATGGACACGCCGGGACACGTCGACTTTTCCTACGAGGTCAGCCGTTGTCTCGCGGCCTGCGAAGGCTCGTTGCTGGTGGTCGATGCCTCGCAAGGCGTCGAGGCCCAGACCCTCGCAAACGTCTACCAGGCGATTGAGCAGGACCATGAGATCGTGCCCGTCCTCAACAAGATCGACCTGCCAGCCGCCGAACCCGACCGCGTGAAAGAGCAGATCGAGGACATTATCGGCCTCGATGCCTCCGACGCGATCATGACGTCTGCGAAGAATAATATCGGCATCGAGGATGTGCTCGAAGCCATTGTGACCCGCCTGCCGCCGCCGCATCAGGGCGACCGCGACGCGCCCCTCAAGGCGTCGCTGATCGACGCCTATTACGACCCCTATCTCGGCGTGGTTGTCATCGTCCGCATCGTCGACGGCGTGATGACGAAGAAGCAAAAAATCCGCATGATGCGCGCCAAGTCGACCTATGAGATCGACAAGGTCGGCATTTTTGGGCCGAAGCCGACAGATGTCGACGAACTCGGTCCGGGCGAAGTCGGCTTTTTCGTCGCCTCGATCAAGGAAGTCGCCGATACGGCCGTTGGCGACACGATCACAGATGAGCGCAATCAGGCCACCACGCCGCTGGCCGGCTATAAGGAAGTCGTTCCGATGGTGTTCTGCGGGCTTTTCCCCGTCGACGCCGGCGATTTCGACGATCTGCGAGCGGCAATGAGTAAGCTGCGCCTCAACGATGCGAGTTTTACCTGGGAGATGGAAACCTCCGCCGCGCTCGGCATGGGCTTCCGCTGTGGTTTCCTTGGCCTGCTTCACCTTGAAATCATTCAGGAAAGACTGTCACGCGAGTTCGACCTTGATCTCATCGCGACTGCGCCATCGGTTGTCTACGAGATGTCAATGACAGACGGTACCGAAATAGAACTTCATAATCCGGCAGACATGCCAGACGTCGTCCGCATCGCCGAAATCCGCGAACCGTGGATTTCCTCGACGATTTACACGCCGGATGAATATCTGGGTTCCATTTTGCAACTTTGCCAGGATCGCCGCGGTATCCAGAAAGAATTGTCCTATGTCGGCGGCCGCGCCATGGTGAAATATGAGCTGCCGCTGAATGAAGTCGTGTTCGATTTCTATGACCGTCTGAAATCCATCTCCAAGGGCTATGCGAGCTTCGATTACGAGATCATCGGCCACCGCCCCGAGAACCTTGTGAAGATGTCGATCCTCGTCAATGACGAGCCGATCGATGCGCTGTCCATGCTGGTTCACCGCGACCGCGCCGAAGGCCGGGGCCGTCAGATGTGCGAGCGCCTGAAAGACCTCATCCCCCGCCAGATGTTCAAGATCCCGGTCCAGGCTGCCATTGGTGGCCGCGTTATCGCGCGCGAGACCATTTCGGCGCTGCGCAAGGACGTGACCGCGAAATGCTATGGCGGCGACGCGACCCGCAAACGCAAACTGCTCGACAAGCAGAAAGCCGGCAAACAGCGCATGCGCCAGTTCGGCAAGGTCGAAATCCCGCAGGAAGCCTTCGTCGCAGCCCTGCGCATGGATAATGACTAG
- a CDS encoding aromatic ring-hydroxylating dioxygenase subunit alpha — MPDTQTLIDKTVETQPGITPEGWLTDSWYLGCTSKELKPGGLKHVIMLDQPIVIGRTEQGEAFALRDVCPHRLVPLSAGKMIDTAGEPTVECPYHGWRFGTDGVCRHMPSVLEEQPYEASRFKVRNYPVHEKNGMIFVFIAHDPKFEGEPDVPPPDFGALPDTPKFVIQEAFNAHMDDAVVGLMDPAHVAFVHSQWWWRPPSVGLKLKEKPFVPRDRGWAIDRHQPSSNSLAYKAIFGGKVTTEIIFQLPGYRWEIVENEKARLLTLTCLTPVYKKKTVITQVTWFTGAPLLNLAIPIFKPAARKFLRQDGDIVDLQNEGMKYQKAMIWIDDIDVQAKWYRTLKKEWAGSRTEDRPFENPIKPVTLRWRS, encoded by the coding sequence ATGCCAGATACGCAGACCCTCATAGACAAGACTGTCGAGACCCAGCCCGGCATCACGCCGGAAGGATGGCTGACCGATAGCTGGTATCTGGGCTGTACGTCGAAAGAGCTGAAACCCGGCGGGCTGAAGCATGTCATCATGCTGGACCAGCCGATTGTGATTGGGCGCACAGAGCAGGGGGAGGCGTTCGCGCTGCGCGATGTCTGCCCGCACCGCCTTGTGCCGCTTTCGGCGGGCAAGATGATCGACACGGCGGGCGAGCCCACGGTCGAGTGTCCGTATCATGGCTGGCGCTTCGGGACCGATGGTGTCTGCCGCCATATGCCCTCCGTGCTGGAAGAGCAGCCCTATGAGGCGAGCCGGTTCAAGGTTCGCAACTATCCGGTGCACGAAAAGAACGGGATGATTTTCGTCTTCATTGCGCATGATCCGAAGTTCGAGGGCGAACCGGACGTGCCGCCGCCGGATTTTGGCGCGCTGCCGGACACGCCGAAATTCGTGATCCAGGAAGCGTTTAACGCGCATATGGATGACGCCGTCGTCGGTCTGATGGATCCGGCGCATGTCGCTTTCGTCCATTCGCAATGGTGGTGGCGCCCACCGAGTGTTGGCCTGAAACTGAAAGAGAAGCCCTTTGTGCCGCGCGACCGGGGCTGGGCAATTGATCGCCACCAGCCATCCTCAAATTCGCTGGCCTATAAGGCCATCTTCGGCGGCAAGGTGACGACGGAGATCATTTTCCAGCTGCCGGGCTATCGCTGGGAGATCGTCGAGAATGAGAAGGCGCGGCTGCTGACGCTGACCTGCCTCACGCCGGTCTACAAGAAGAAGACGGTGATCACGCAGGTGACCTGGTTTACCGGGGCGCCGCTGCTCAATCTGGCCATCCCGATCTTCAAGCCTGCGGCCCGGAAATTCCTTCGCCAGGACGGCGACATTGTCGACCTTCAGAATGAAGGCATGAAGTATCAGAAGGCGATGATCTGGATCGACGATATCGACGTTCAGGCCAAATGGTACCGCACGCTGAAAAAGGAATGGGCAGGCTCCAGAACCGAAGACCGCCCGTTCGAAAATCCGATCAAGCCGGTGACACTGCGCTGGCGGAGCTAG
- a CDS encoding DUF1428 domain-containing protein, whose translation MTYIQGFVVAVPEANKERYKKHASDAFPLFKEFGVTRMVESWEDDVRDGKVTDLRRAVKAEPGEKIVFSWFEFPSADVAESASKKMMEDPRMEQFGGEMPFDGKRMIFGGFEVIADTGSADGMGYISGTVIPVPTARKDDYAASAKQMGALFCEHGAGRAVDGWAHHVPEGQVTDFQRAVALEDNETVVFGWVEWPSKAASGKGWEKIMQDERMGGDMPFDAGRMIFGSFTPLLYLS comes from the coding sequence ATGACTTACATCCAGGGCTTTGTTGTCGCCGTCCCCGAAGCGAACAAGGAACGATACAAAAAGCACGCGTCCGATGCTTTCCCGCTCTTCAAGGAATTCGGCGTCACCCGCATGGTCGAAAGCTGGGAAGACGACGTGCGGGATGGCAAAGTCACCGATCTCCGCCGCGCCGTAAAAGCCGAACCTGGCGAGAAGATCGTCTTTTCCTGGTTTGAGTTTCCATCAGCGGACGTCGCAGAATCCGCCAGCAAGAAAATGATGGAAGACCCGCGCATGGAGCAGTTTGGCGGCGAGATGCCGTTTGACGGCAAGCGCATGATTTTCGGCGGCTTCGAGGTGATCGCCGATACCGGCTCTGCCGACGGCATGGGCTATATCAGCGGCACCGTCATTCCCGTCCCCACGGCCCGAAAGGACGATTACGCCGCCTCCGCCAAACAGATGGGAGCGCTGTTCTGTGAACATGGCGCCGGCCGCGCGGTCGATGGCTGGGCTCACCACGTGCCCGAAGGACAGGTGACCGACTTTCAGCGCGCTGTGGCCCTTGAGGACAACGAAACAGTCGTCTTCGGTTGGGTGGAATGGCCGTCAAAGGCGGCTAGCGGCAAGGGATGGGAAAAGATCATGCAGGATGAGCGGATGGGCGGCGATATGCCTTTCGATGCCGGACGCATGATTTTCGGCAGTTTCACGCCGCTGCTGTACCTGAGCTAG
- a CDS encoding MarR family transcriptional regulator — MTNQIPYETTLQVKDHCLCLAAQRAARALARRFDEAFRPLGITSGQYSLLMALNRPEPPPLGPVAELLAMDRTTLTANLKPLERRGLVKIIQNPADKRSRLLKLMDAGHELLQQAVPIWKSEHAAIDAEIEALQPDVLRKGLSALA; from the coding sequence ATGACGAATCAAATTCCATACGAGACAACGCTTCAGGTGAAGGATCACTGCCTGTGCCTTGCCGCGCAGCGGGCAGCCCGCGCTTTAGCGCGCCGATTTGATGAAGCGTTTCGTCCGCTCGGCATCACTAGTGGGCAGTATTCATTGCTGATGGCGCTGAACCGCCCGGAGCCGCCGCCGCTCGGACCGGTAGCCGAACTTCTGGCCATGGATCGCACCACGCTGACCGCAAATCTGAAGCCGCTCGAGCGGCGGGGCCTTGTCAAAATTATCCAGAACCCGGCCGATAAACGAAGCCGGTTGTTGAAGCTGATGGATGCTGGCCATGAGCTTCTCCAGCAAGCCGTGCCCATCTGGAAAAGTGAGCACGCGGCCATCGACGCAGAAATCGAGGCGCTCCAGCCAGATGTGTTGCGCAAAGGTCTCAGCGCGCTGGCATAG
- a CDS encoding MarC family protein — MSHNLLEQFILLWVVIDPIGTIPVFIAVTASVAAEKRWKIAIQAVFAATMVLLLFLIGGQFLINALGISLPAFQIAGGIVLLLFALTMIFGDSKPESEAEGYTRTKAEGSVAIFPLAMPSLASPGAILAIVVLTDNNRFSIEQQAVTAGIMLLVMLAALILMLSATPILKVIRMTGAALVSRIMGMILAAVAVNTVILAVIELIRTVEI; from the coding sequence ATGAGCCATAATCTGCTTGAGCAATTCATACTTCTCTGGGTCGTCATCGACCCCATCGGCACAATTCCGGTGTTTATTGCCGTGACGGCTTCGGTCGCTGCCGAGAAGCGATGGAAAATTGCGATACAGGCCGTGTTTGCAGCGACGATGGTGCTGCTATTGTTTCTGATCGGGGGTCAATTCCTGATCAATGCGCTCGGGATCAGCCTGCCAGCGTTTCAGATCGCTGGCGGTATCGTGCTTTTATTGTTCGCGCTGACGATGATCTTCGGTGATTCCAAGCCGGAGTCCGAGGCGGAAGGCTATACCCGCACAAAGGCAGAAGGCTCGGTCGCGATCTTTCCTCTGGCCATGCCATCGCTTGCATCGCCCGGCGCCATTCTCGCTATCGTCGTGCTGACGGACAATAATCGGTTCAGCATTGAGCAGCAGGCTGTGACGGCCGGGATCATGCTGCTGGTGATGTTGGCGGCATTGATCCTGATGCTGTCGGCAACGCCGATCCTCAAGGTCATTCGGATGACAGGCGCCGCATTGGTCAGCCGGATCATGGGCATGATCCTCGCCGCCGTTGCGGTGAATACGGTTATTCTGGCAGTGATCGAACTGATCAGGACAGTCGAAATATAG